Proteins from a single region of Dyadobacter fanqingshengii:
- a CDS encoding SusC/RagA family TonB-linked outer membrane protein: MRKNLLTLLGGVLLLCSQAFAQSREVTGTVTSKDDGSLLPGVSIRIAGSNTGTLTDDRGEYSINARPDQTLIFSFVGFLNQELKAPSSGNLDVVMTLDELALNEVVITAGGLTAQRRELGNQSTTVKAQDIVQGKPISVAASLAGRVPGLLVMGVSSGVNPNYRLVLRGNRSLTGNNQALVVIDNIISTNDILGNLNPEDIEDIQVLNGAGAAALYGSDASNGALIVTTKKGKSGVTQFKISNTTTLEKVSFLPQLQNGFGSGTTPDDVPAYTPYENQQYGPAFDGSMVNIGKPLQDGSIQSVPYSTQNFREDFWNTGVANQTDLSVTSGDEKGTFYLSAQYFDQKSTVPYDKYKRYSVRANVVRHIYKNLTASFNTNFIAGRTAQSSATAAAYENLLMSPGQVDVTNYEDWQNNPYANPNGYFNEYYHNPYFTLSNNRWDQRNDYLQGNMELKWNPVKPLTFTYRVGMSGRNLSGKVYTDKFTFTDYTKSISGSSKTDIAGTVIDYAGYTTQFVNDFLAEFRTNLSPNFNLNIALGTTVRENATKAMGVVANGLVIDGLYNIGNSLNPPIANEGNYKARQIGVYGEARLGFKEFLYLHVTGRNDWRSILAKENRSFFYPSADISFIASDAIPGLANSEFLESLKFRAGYSQVGQVNLGTNRDFGPIPLNNLGAYSLSSTFSQAFGYPYSSGAGFVQDNVLVSSNLKPEITTGIEGGIDFEFRPWSIGGGVTYYQTNTVDQTITVLIPNSTGYGSLRTNIGEVENKGIEATLHITPIKTASGLRVDLGANYTYNKNEVLSLSAQSNELSVGSSGSPAKVIAKVGSPFPLLQVTDYNRDPQGRIIVDAKTGYPSTDGTYHDIGITNPPHILGVNGGISFKKIRLNLLFEYRNGHYIFNSVSGGFDFSGAGVRTGWYNRDRFVIPNSSYQNAEGEYVENTNIAVRSGGADFWTDGTRNRDIGRNFTNSAGFWKLREASIGYELPAGLLDKTKVIKGASISVQGRNLFIWAPKSNLYTDPEYSSNGADNNAVGFTSLGQTPPARYFGGTLSLTF; the protein is encoded by the coding sequence ATGAGAAAAAATCTACTAACCCTTTTGGGAGGGGTGCTGCTGCTCTGCAGTCAGGCTTTCGCCCAAAGCAGGGAGGTGACCGGGACGGTTACTTCCAAAGACGACGGATCATTGCTGCCCGGCGTTTCCATTCGAATTGCCGGCTCAAACACCGGAACACTCACAGACGACAGGGGTGAATACAGCATCAACGCGCGCCCGGATCAAACACTCATTTTCTCTTTTGTCGGTTTCCTTAATCAGGAACTGAAAGCACCATCGTCCGGGAACCTGGACGTGGTCATGACGCTGGACGAACTGGCGTTGAATGAAGTTGTAATTACCGCAGGTGGTCTTACTGCACAGCGCCGTGAGCTTGGCAACCAATCCACCACTGTAAAAGCGCAGGACATTGTTCAGGGAAAACCGATCAGTGTCGCAGCAAGCCTTGCAGGACGTGTGCCTGGATTGCTCGTAATGGGTGTAAGCAGCGGGGTGAACCCGAATTACCGTTTGGTACTGCGCGGTAACCGCTCACTTACAGGTAACAACCAGGCACTGGTTGTCATTGATAACATTATCTCAACCAATGATATCCTTGGGAATTTGAACCCGGAAGACATTGAAGATATTCAGGTTCTGAACGGTGCTGGTGCCGCCGCATTATACGGTTCTGATGCTTCCAATGGAGCCCTAATTGTTACCACGAAAAAAGGAAAATCGGGCGTAACGCAGTTCAAGATATCAAACACGACAACACTTGAGAAAGTAAGCTTTTTGCCTCAGCTGCAAAACGGATTTGGATCGGGAACGACGCCGGATGATGTCCCAGCTTACACGCCATACGAAAACCAGCAATATGGTCCGGCATTTGACGGTTCGATGGTAAACATTGGAAAGCCGTTGCAGGATGGTTCTATCCAGTCTGTCCCTTATTCGACACAGAATTTCCGTGAAGATTTTTGGAACACCGGCGTGGCCAACCAAACTGACCTAAGCGTTACATCAGGTGACGAGAAAGGCACATTCTACTTGTCAGCACAGTATTTTGATCAAAAATCAACTGTTCCTTACGATAAGTACAAGCGTTACAGCGTCCGTGCTAATGTTGTTCGTCACATTTACAAAAATCTGACAGCCTCATTTAACACAAACTTCATTGCAGGTCGTACCGCACAAAGCAGTGCAACAGCAGCCGCTTATGAAAACCTTTTAATGTCGCCTGGTCAAGTAGATGTTACGAATTATGAAGATTGGCAAAACAATCCATATGCTAACCCCAATGGATATTTCAACGAATATTACCATAATCCCTACTTCACATTGTCTAACAACCGCTGGGATCAGCGCAACGACTATTTGCAGGGTAACATGGAATTGAAGTGGAATCCGGTTAAACCACTGACATTCACTTACCGTGTGGGTATGAGCGGACGTAATTTGTCGGGCAAGGTTTATACTGACAAATTCACTTTTACCGATTATACGAAAAGCATTTCGGGAAGCTCTAAAACGGACATTGCTGGAACGGTTATCGATTATGCAGGTTACACAACGCAATTTGTAAATGACTTTTTGGCTGAATTCAGAACCAATCTGAGCCCGAATTTCAACTTGAATATTGCCTTGGGAACAACCGTGCGTGAGAACGCAACAAAAGCAATGGGCGTTGTAGCAAACGGTCTGGTGATCGACGGACTTTACAATATCGGTAACAGCCTGAACCCGCCGATTGCAAATGAAGGCAATTACAAAGCACGTCAGATTGGTGTGTACGGAGAAGCCCGTCTTGGTTTTAAAGAATTCCTTTATCTGCATGTTACCGGTAGAAATGACTGGCGCTCGATCCTGGCGAAAGAAAACCGTTCGTTCTTCTATCCTTCCGCTGATATCTCGTTTATTGCCAGCGATGCGATTCCCGGACTTGCGAATTCTGAATTCCTGGAGAGCTTGAAGTTCCGCGCGGGTTACTCACAAGTTGGACAGGTTAATTTGGGCACTAACAGGGATTTTGGCCCTATTCCTTTGAACAATCTTGGCGCTTACTCTTTGAGCAGCACATTCTCGCAAGCATTTGGTTACCCATATTCAAGTGGTGCTGGATTTGTGCAGGATAACGTGCTTGTTTCTTCCAACCTGAAACCTGAGATCACAACAGGAATAGAAGGCGGTATTGACTTCGAATTCCGTCCATGGAGCATTGGTGGTGGCGTTACATATTACCAAACCAACACGGTTGACCAAACCATTACCGTTTTGATTCCAAACTCTACGGGTTACGGATCTTTAAGAACCAACATTGGAGAGGTTGAAAACAAAGGGATTGAAGCAACATTGCACATTACCCCGATTAAAACTGCATCGGGACTGCGCGTTGACTTGGGTGCTAATTATACTTACAACAAGAATGAAGTGCTTTCCCTGTCTGCACAATCCAATGAGTTAAGTGTTGGTTCTTCCGGTTCTCCTGCAAAAGTGATTGCAAAAGTAGGCTCTCCTTTTCCTCTTCTTCAGGTAACCGATTACAACCGCGATCCCCAAGGAAGAATTATCGTTGATGCGAAAACAGGTTATCCGTCGACAGATGGCACTTACCACGATATAGGCATCACCAACCCGCCACACATCCTTGGCGTAAATGGAGGCATAAGCTTCAAAAAGATAAGACTAAACCTCCTGTTTGAGTACCGCAACGGACATTACATCTTCAATTCAGTTTCCGGAGGATTTGACTTTTCTGGTGCTGGTGTTCGCACAGGCTGGTACAACAGGGATCGTTTCGTAATTCCGAACTCTTCTTATCAAAATGCGGAAGGCGAATATGTGGAGAACACCAACATTGCCGTAAGAAGCGGCGGTGCTGATTTCTGGACAGATGGAACGAGAAATAGAGACATTGGCAGAAACTTTACAAACTCCGCAGGCTTCTGGAAATTACGTGAGGCATCCATTGGCTATGAGCTGCCCGCCGGATTGCTTGACAAAACAAAAGTAATCAAAGGTGCAAGCATCAGTGTTCAGGGACGAAACCTCTTTATATGGGCTCCAAAGTCAAACCTGTACACAGATCCTGAGTATAGCTCAAATGGTGCTGACAACAATGCGGTTGGTTTCACAAGCCTTGGACAAACGCCTCCTGCGCGTTACTTCGGCGGAACATTATCATTAACATTTTAA
- a CDS encoding SusD/RagB family nutrient-binding outer membrane lipoprotein gives MKKLIIFFLPVLLLTACVDSLDDYNVDQKRATVVPPVTLFSNALKGLADTLTSPNVNVNNYRLYVQHWSTTTYLDEPRYNLTARTIPQAFWQGLYKGVISDLTEAKRLLNEDALLSAPSKEVQLAQIEIIEVLAWADLVNTFGNIPYTEAMNPENPLPKYDDAKTIYDDLLARLDAALPKLNTTGTPFEDGDLLYKGDIALWKKFGNSLKLKLAMIIADSDPAKAKTMVAQAATNVFTSNADKAAFPYIGTPPNYNPISQNLNPLYSTRQDFVASETLVNPMNELNDPRREQFFTAVGGKYIGGKYGMLNTYSAFSHVADKIIEPDLEGLLLDYSEVEFLLAEAIERGFITGSAAEHYNKAVTASITYWGGTAAQATAYLAQPKVAYATAAATWKEKIGFQKWIALYNRGWESWVEWRRLDSPKLLPPSGGNVPAGLAIPVRMIYPINEQTLNPANRESAASAIGGDLATTKLWWDKF, from the coding sequence ATGAAAAAACTAATCATTTTCTTTCTACCCGTTCTCCTGCTGACCGCTTGCGTCGACAGTCTGGACGACTACAATGTAGATCAGAAACGTGCGACGGTCGTACCGCCGGTAACGCTTTTCTCGAATGCATTGAAAGGCCTGGCAGATACATTGACCAGCCCGAACGTAAACGTAAACAACTATCGTTTATACGTACAACATTGGTCTACAACGACTTATCTTGATGAACCAAGATATAACCTGACTGCTCGTACAATTCCTCAGGCTTTCTGGCAGGGATTATACAAAGGTGTGATTTCGGATTTGACCGAAGCGAAAAGACTATTGAACGAGGATGCATTATTGTCTGCTCCGTCCAAGGAAGTTCAGTTGGCTCAGATCGAGATCATTGAAGTGTTGGCCTGGGCTGACCTTGTAAACACTTTTGGAAACATTCCTTATACAGAGGCAATGAATCCTGAGAACCCGCTGCCTAAGTACGACGATGCAAAAACGATCTACGACGACCTGCTTGCACGCCTGGACGCAGCTTTGCCAAAGTTGAACACAACAGGAACCCCTTTCGAAGATGGCGACCTGCTTTACAAAGGAGATATTGCACTGTGGAAAAAATTCGGAAATTCTCTGAAATTGAAACTGGCAATGATCATTGCGGACAGCGATCCGGCAAAAGCGAAAACAATGGTTGCACAGGCTGCAACTAATGTATTTACTTCCAATGCCGACAAAGCTGCATTCCCTTACATTGGTACGCCTCCGAACTACAATCCAATTTCACAAAACCTGAACCCATTGTATTCAACCCGTCAGGATTTTGTTGCTTCGGAGACGCTTGTTAACCCAATGAATGAACTGAATGACCCGAGAAGAGAGCAATTCTTCACAGCGGTTGGCGGTAAATATATTGGTGGAAAATATGGAATGCTGAACACTTACTCTGCGTTCTCTCACGTTGCTGACAAGATCATTGAACCAGATCTTGAAGGTTTGCTGCTCGACTATTCAGAAGTTGAGTTCTTGCTGGCTGAGGCTATCGAAAGAGGCTTTATCACAGGTTCTGCTGCTGAACATTACAACAAAGCTGTAACTGCATCTATCACTTACTGGGGTGGAACAGCGGCGCAGGCGACAGCATACCTTGCGCAACCAAAAGTGGCTTACGCAACTGCGGCTGCTACCTGGAAAGAGAAAATCGGTTTCCAGAAATGGATCGCTCTTTACAACAGAGGATGGGAATCATGGGTTGAATGGAGAAGATTGGATTCCCCGAAACTGCTTCCTCCATCAGGCGGAAACGTTCCAGCAGGACTTGCCATTCCGGTTCGTATGATCTATCCGATCAACGAGCAAACGTTGAACCCCGCTAACCGTGAATCTGCCGCAAGCGCAATCGGTGGTGACCTTGCAACTACTAAACTATGGTGGGATAAGTTTTAA